The following proteins are encoded in a genomic region of Sorangiineae bacterium MSr12523:
- a CDS encoding SMP-30/gluconolactonase/LRE family protein, which translates to MRRRFLAIAALALLSVASTGSFAPAHADVPDTNRETGEADEAAWPTSFSLPDGFQPEGIAIGGTKAYFGSRVNGAIYRVDLRTGQGAVFSAGPGTPSLGLKVDDRHRLFVAGGAGGNARVVDATTGEILASYTFASGDTFVNDVVLTRDAAWFTDSRIPVLYKLPLAGWRRTLPDPSEVVRVPLTGDIVYGTGINANGIVTSPDQRSLVLVQSNTGKLFRVDPDTGATKLVDLGEESLPNGDGLLRQGRNLYVVQNRLNQVAKVRLDFAGESGKVLTRVTDPAFDVPATVAAFGHRLYLPNARFTTPPTPTTTYSAVAIEAP; encoded by the coding sequence GCGCCCGCCCATGCCGACGTCCCTGACACCAACCGTGAAACCGGTGAGGCGGACGAGGCCGCATGGCCGACGAGTTTTTCCCTTCCCGACGGCTTCCAGCCCGAGGGCATCGCCATCGGCGGAACGAAAGCCTATTTCGGCTCCCGCGTGAACGGAGCCATCTATCGCGTGGACTTGCGCACGGGCCAAGGCGCCGTCTTCAGCGCAGGCCCCGGAACGCCGTCTCTCGGGTTGAAGGTCGATGACCGCCATCGCTTGTTCGTGGCCGGCGGTGCCGGAGGCAATGCCCGCGTCGTGGATGCAACCACCGGCGAAATCCTCGCCAGCTACACCTTCGCCAGCGGCGATACCTTCGTGAACGACGTCGTGCTCACGCGCGATGCCGCCTGGTTCACCGATTCCCGAATACCGGTACTTTACAAGCTTCCCCTCGCGGGCTGGCGCCGCACCCTGCCCGATCCCAGCGAGGTCGTGCGCGTGCCCCTCACCGGCGACATCGTTTATGGCACGGGCATCAATGCCAATGGCATCGTGACCTCACCGGATCAGCGTTCGCTCGTCCTCGTTCAATCCAACACGGGGAAGCTGTTTCGCGTCGATCCCGACACCGGCGCGACGAAGCTCGTCGATCTCGGCGAGGAATCGCTGCCCAATGGCGATGGATTGCTCCGGCAGGGACGCAACCTGTACGTGGTGCAAAATCGCTTGAATCAAGTCGCGAAAGTCCGGCTCGACTTCGCGGGCGAGTCCGGCAAAGTCCTCACCCGGGTGACCGATCCCGCGTTCGACGTGCCGGCAACAGTGGCCGCCTTTGGCCATCGTCTGTATTTGCCCAACGCGCGCTTCACCACGCCGCCGACACCAACCACGACCTACTCCGCGGTGGCCATCGAGGCGCCGTAG